The DNA sequence TCCCCCTGCTTACATAGTTATCGAGGTAATCGGCTTCAATAAACTGCTCCGAAAGTGCACTTGGCTTATTTGGATCAGGCACATATAAGAACTGCTGATTCAAGTTTGCTCTGGAAACAACCACAGGTGTATGGGGCATGGATATCACCACCAAATGATAATCTTCTACGATTTTTGCATAGTCAAAATTAGCGATTCCACCCCCTTGAAAATAATATTTCCATTCATTCTCTCGCCCAAGCATTTCACCAAACAAGGGTTGAGGTAATGAACCTTGACACCACAAAAATATGGGCTTTTTCTTATCCAGAATGGTATCAACAACAATGAATTCGATCGTATCTGTGTCGCCTTCGAGTTGAAATAAAGTAGCCTTTTCTTGAATAACCTTTCCTTTTTGAGCGAAAGTAAGATTGAATGAAAGCAAAAATAAAATCAGGAGTATTGGGTGGTGCATAATTACTAATAACTATGAAATAGACTCACTGCCTCATCTCCACAACTCCACCAAGTCTACATCAATAAAAAATAATTTTCATTAATATAATTATAATTAAAGGCAATCAAAACAAATCAACCATTTAGAAAATCATTCTTCACGTGGCAGTTTCCTGAGGAGAGATCACGGATTTGGGAATAGTCACCTGAAATGTTTAGGGCTATATGCTCTGCTATCGCCAAGGGGCTGTTGCATAACCGTAATTTAAAATTGCCCTACAAAATTTTATTCTGTTTGGTACGGGCGAACCCACTGTCATTAAGTTAAGGATTTTGGGCTGACTCAGGTGCAAATTTGAAATGCATGTAAAGGCATAATTCATTATGTCTCACGTAACCATTTGAATTAATCCAAGAGAAATCAGCGTTGTGTTAGACGTTAAAAATAACGTCTCTACGGGGTAAGGTGCTTAACTTAATGACATTACGGGCGAACCCACGTATTCGCCCGAAAATAGCGTTACAATGACTGTTTCGGTCAAACATTGGGTCTGACCCTACCAAAACGAAATATTACTTGGTGATATAAACTACAATGCGAGTTATCCAACAAACCCTCTATAGAAAGGAAAATCTCTGGTACAAAAAAAGCCACAGATTTTCACCTGTGGCTTTCCCTATTTTATGCTATCAATTTATATCGACTTACTGAATAATTGCTGATTATTGGCTGATTTCCGTGCTCGCAGGCGGGCATCGAACACCATACAAACGTTTCGGATAAAGGCAAGTCCTCCCGCTGTAACCTGTAAATGATCAGGACGAAGCTCAATGATTCCTTCCGCCTCAAATACAGCAAGCTGATCTTTGGCTGCCTGGTCGAAAGTGGCTTTGATTTCCTCAGTTAGCACCAAGGCATTATTACAGATCAGTTCCAAAAGTGCTTTTCGCAATACCAAATCTTCATCGGTGAGGAAGTGTCCTTTTATCAAATTTAAAGAGCCTTCCAAAATTCCCTTTTGGTAATCTTCCACCTTTTTTTCCGTTTGCGCAAAAGCTGTTCCTGCATCAGAAATTGAAGAGCATCCCAACCCAATCATCAACTCCGTCTGATTGGTGGTGTAGCCCATAAAGTTACGGTGCAAACGATCTTCTATAAACGCCTGATACAGTCCATCCTCTTCTAAAGCAAAATGATCCATCCCGATATCGTGATAGCCCATGGCCAACAAGCCTGCTTTTCCTGCTTCATACAGCGCTCGTTTTTCCTCATCAGAAGGGAGGTCATTTTCGTCATACGCCCGTTGCCCTTTGGCTGTCCACGGCACATGCGCATAAGAATAAAAGGCGATTCGGTCAGGGCGAAGATGATCGATCTTTTGCAGGGTATCCTGAATAATCTCTACCGTCTGAAAAGGCAAGCCATACACCAAATCAAAATTCACCGATCGGTAACCATGCTTACGTGCAAAGTTGGTGGCATCCACCACTTTTTGCAATGGCTGAATACGGTTGATGGTCGTCTGAACTTTCAGGTCAAAATCCTGCACACCGTAACTTACCCTGTTGAAACCCATCTCTGCCATCACCTGCAGGTGTGCTTCAGTGGTATTATTCGGGTGGCCTTCAAAACTGTAATCGTGTTCTTCAGGGATAATGACCGTATCAAAAATACTTGTAAAAAGGTGTTTGAGGTTTTCTGGCGAGAAAAAAGTAGGCGTACCACCGCCAACATGGATTTCCCGAAGGACTGGTTTGGCAGAAAGCTTCGACAGATAGAATTGCCACTCTTGCAAAACAGCCTCCAAATAAGGATCCTCTACTTTATGATTTTTGGTGATCCTTTTATTGCAACCACAATAGGTACACAGTTTTTCACAAAACGGAAGATGAACATACACGCTAATGCCCTGCTGATCATTGGTTTTGTCGAAAGTATGTTGTACCGCCTGAATCCAACGCTCAACGGAAGGGTTATTTTCTTCCCAGAATGGTACCGTAGGATACGAAGTGTACCGAGGTGCTGGGACGTTATATTTTTTTATCAAAGATTGATTCATAGTCAATACATCATGGTTCATTTTCCAACTGACGCTGGAACAATTAGACCGCAAATATCAGAAGATTGTTCTAAATAATAAAAATTCCCTTTGAGAATCATTAATTTCTTTTGCTCCAAACAGCGCATTGGCTACCTTTGCGCATTAAACCAAGTGTTTAGCGACCGTTAATGCAAAAATTAAAACAACGGGTGCTGACCGTCACACCAGAGACCTTCGACCAGTTAGCGCTGGATGTCTTCAGGTATCAGGCCGTCAACAACCCTATATATAAACAATGGATTGATTTGCTTGGCCTCGATGCCCAGGCGATCACTTCCGTCGATCAAATTCCATATTTGCCGATTTCCTTCTTTAAAAGTCAGCAAATCGTGAGCGGCCAATGGCAGATTCAGGACACCTTCGAAAGTAGTGGCACAACAGGAATGGCCACGAGCAAGCACTTTATCGAAGATCTTGGCTTTTACGATCAGCTTGCGGCCAAAATATTTGAAACACATTATGGCGCCGTAGAAGATTATGTGTTCCTCGGCTTGCTCCCCTCCTACCTGGAGCGCACAACCTCATCGCTGGTCAGGATGGTGGATCAGTTTATCAAGAAAGGGCGACATGCCGAATCTGGTTTCTTTTTGAACGATCATGAATCGCTGTTGAGCAGCATCGATCAGGTGAGAAAATCAGGTAAGAAATCTGTCCTTATTGGGGTAACATTTGGGCTGCTTGATCTTGCTGACGCACATCAGGCCGACCTGTCGGATGTTATTGTTATGGAGACTGGAGGTATGAAAGGACGGCGAAAAGAAATGTTAAGGGAGGAAGTTCACACCTTTTTACAAAACCGCCTGAACTTAAATGAAGTACACTCAGAATATGGCATGACGGAATTACTCTCGCAAGCGTATTCCAAGGGCAAATCGCTCTTTGAGGCACATCACAGTATGCGCATCAGCTTGAGGGAAACCAATGACCCGCTGTCAAGGGAAGTGCGTAACAAGACTGGCGTCATTAATGTCATCGACCTGGGCAATGTACATTCCTGTTCATTTATAGCCACCGAAGATTTGGGACGCCTGCATCCTGATGGCCGATTTGAGGTTTTGGGCAGGCTCGACAATTCCGATATTCGGGGTTGTAATCTAATGATTGGCTAAACCTTTGTGTAAACAATGGTTTTTACATATATTGTGAGATATTTTGAATATATTGTTTTTAAACTATACAACATAACCTTTTAAAAGCTTCGAGATGAAATTAAAGTTATTCGCATTGGTTTTGGTGCTTAGCAGTATGGGTGCTTGTACGCAATACACTTGCCCTACCTACTCCAAGGTCAAAAAAGAAAAGCCTGCACAGCAAGTAGAGCGCACATCAAATCAGGAAGATGTTAATGTGTAAGAAATCAACATTAATAATAAAAAATGCAAAAAGGCCACTCTTAGAGAAAGGCCTTTTTTATTGCTCCTGCATCAGTAAAATTACAGCGACTGCACTTTTTTCTGAGGAATAAAGATGGAAAATGTTGAGCCCACTTTAAGCTCACTCTCCACACTCACCCATCCCCCTAAATCCTCCACCGCATTTTTCACGACAAATAAGCCCAAACCATTGGAAATTTTAGGCTGAAGCCCCCTGTAAAACATGGTGAAAATATTGGGAATTTCATTTCTGTGAATCCCTTGCCCATTATCAATCACCTTGGCAGAAAGTCCTTTTTCGCTAATATCAAGGTGCACCGTAACGGACTGCGAATCCCCAAGCACATCCGCAAATTTAAAGGCATTGGCTATCAGGTTTTCAAAAATAACCGCCACTTTCGCTTCATTACCTACAAAAATCGGCAAAGGGAAATTCCCCGTAACCCGACTGATTTTCACTAAGGGGTAAAGGTGCGATTCATGCACCTTATTCAAAATATCCATCACCATTTGGCGAACATCTATTTGCCGAACAAATCGCTGATTATCCTTGGTCATGTTCAAATACTGCATGATCTGAAAGATAAACTGATCCATCTGTTCTGCATTATTCTCCATTCGCTCCATCAGGTCGGTCAACTCCTGCGGGCTCACGCCCAGTTTCAGTATGGAAATCAGCCCTTTTTGAGTCGCGACGGGCGCACGCAAATTATGAGCAATGCGATAAATAAGCTGATCGAGTTCCTGCTCCCGATTACTCAGGCGGTATTTCATTTCAGAAAGGGAATCTTTCAGTTCGTAGATTCGCTGTTTGGTGGTACTCAACTGATGCTCCTGCTGATCGGCCAGTGCCTTTTTGCTGTGCTCCTCGTGAATATCCTTGAAATAACCAATCAAATAAGTTTCCTGCCCCACCTTCTCTCTCTTCACTCCAAAAGCCACCCATCGGTAACCATACACCTTGTGGCGCAACTGTATTTCAAAATGATAAAACTTACCATGTTCAAGCGATAAAAACTTGGTACTTAGCGTCTGCCGAAATCGCGGATGAAGATACTCCATGAAATTCTGTACTGTTGGCGCCACACTCCGATCGTCCAAACCGAGGATCGTATATACCGTGGGCGAACACCAGCCTAATTCCTCCCCCACCTGCAACCAAAACCCGCCAACTTTGATTTCACTGCAAATCTCCAAAGACAATTTCTTATGAAGCAATAAAGCACGCTCATCTTTTTGCTGATCTTTAAGTTGAAAAGGGTGCGCAGAGGTCATTTTAAACTCAAAGCCTAAAATTTCAATCTCAGGAAACCATTGAAGAAAAATTCGGAAATAAACCTCTTCCTGCCCCTGACTAAGGCAACACATCATGTTGGTCGATCCCTGCTCATTATTATTATCCTGTAAAAACTGAGCGATCATCCATTGATCTTCATTTCGGAAAAGCGATAAAAAAATATTGGCATCACAGGGGCGCTCCACTTCTTTGGGTAAGGGAAAATATCTCGATAAACCATCGAGCCCCAGCACCTCGCCCTTATTCATGTCCCATAACAGGC is a window from the Persicobacter psychrovividus genome containing:
- a CDS encoding acyl transferase; the encoded protein is MQKLKQRVLTVTPETFDQLALDVFRYQAVNNPIYKQWIDLLGLDAQAITSVDQIPYLPISFFKSQQIVSGQWQIQDTFESSGTTGMATSKHFIEDLGFYDQLAAKIFETHYGAVEDYVFLGLLPSYLERTTSSLVRMVDQFIKKGRHAESGFFLNDHESLLSSIDQVRKSGKKSVLIGVTFGLLDLADAHQADLSDVIVMETGGMKGRRKEMLREEVHTFLQNRLNLNEVHSEYGMTELLSQAYSKGKSLFEAHHSMRISLRETNDPLSREVRNKTGVINVIDLGNVHSCSFIATEDLGRLHPDGRFEVLGRLDNSDIRGCNLMIG
- a CDS encoding PAS domain-containing sensor histidine kinase; this encodes MNNSFEQPLNFQHILTHLKDFSHSLELSNFIVQAVERKNTCLLWDMNKGEVLGLDGLSRYFPLPKEVERPCDANIFLSLFRNEDQWMIAQFLQDNNNEQGSTNMMCCLSQGQEEVYFRIFLQWFPEIEILGFEFKMTSAHPFQLKDQQKDERALLLHKKLSLEICSEIKVGGFWLQVGEELGWCSPTVYTILGLDDRSVAPTVQNFMEYLHPRFRQTLSTKFLSLEHGKFYHFEIQLRHKVYGYRWVAFGVKREKVGQETYLIGYFKDIHEEHSKKALADQQEHQLSTTKQRIYELKDSLSEMKYRLSNREQELDQLIYRIAHNLRAPVATQKGLISILKLGVSPQELTDLMERMENNAEQMDQFIFQIMQYLNMTKDNQRFVRQIDVRQMVMDILNKVHESHLYPLVKISRVTGNFPLPIFVGNEAKVAVIFENLIANAFKFADVLGDSQSVTVHLDISEKGLSAKVIDNGQGIHRNEIPNIFTMFYRGLQPKISNGLGLFVVKNAVEDLGGWVSVESELKVGSTFSIFIPQKKVQSL
- the hemN gene encoding oxygen-independent coproporphyrinogen III oxidase → MNQSLIKKYNVPAPRYTSYPTVPFWEENNPSVERWIQAVQHTFDKTNDQQGISVYVHLPFCEKLCTYCGCNKRITKNHKVEDPYLEAVLQEWQFYLSKLSAKPVLREIHVGGGTPTFFSPENLKHLFTSIFDTVIIPEEHDYSFEGHPNNTTEAHLQVMAEMGFNRVSYGVQDFDLKVQTTINRIQPLQKVVDATNFARKHGYRSVNFDLVYGLPFQTVEIIQDTLQKIDHLRPDRIAFYSYAHVPWTAKGQRAYDENDLPSDEEKRALYEAGKAGLLAMGYHDIGMDHFALEEDGLYQAFIEDRLHRNFMGYTTNQTELMIGLGCSSISDAGTAFAQTEKKVEDYQKGILEGSLNLIKGHFLTDEDLVLRKALLELICNNALVLTEEIKATFDQAAKDQLAVFEAEGIIELRPDHLQVTAGGLAFIRNVCMVFDARLRARKSANNQQLFSKSI